From a region of the Besnoitia besnoiti strain Bb-Ger1 chromosome I, whole genome shotgun sequence genome:
- a CDS encoding WD domain, G-beta repeat-containing protein (encoded by transcript BESB_010000), whose amino-acid sequence MPRVSLPQVLWHSKDDKHSDRVYSVDLQPFLSVAALASHPSFSTRAAAFAASSAEPATGSPLAPQSSEVERARDRDAEREVDRDRPAGLSRREERAREKRAATLAAYSRLATAGADEFVHLWRWSFEGAPSLASRSGLQISCVARLLGHEREVNCVRWSPDGVFLASGGYDNATCIWELGQKPETVPLGYDSSMLDYDEWWARVSLYRCIEAVNSLAWSPSGRQLAIGTEDGRLIVVDVQNGVMASKSARVLEGHSNMVQGVAWDPLDTFLVSQSSDQSVRLWGRRAVSGGPAAGGAGAGPGASGAVGGAASGSTTAVAASGGAKGQWKIEAVLRNARDRGLREKDGSGGTKDDEEDDPEALLNNLNASPSPSSSSGAATSPALASAPSSAAPASSGERLRQQGRSLFYPESLIRSFFRRPDWSPDGSILVTPAGLQYLLDAAAPAAAAPGASLEPCHTTYVFHRKLLTFGTPFVTHRSSAGPSLAVRFNPVAYQPLPCPAAPAPASAPGGQAAAAEGGDAGCRPPPPEVRVPKSWLFSPSLDAAHRLEVLAPGGQTDEEGKRKRQADNADEQGPPRKSPRDEGDAKAPEEAAEADADASASPAAPATTEAEAPASAAEAAVFPRFVYAVCTLHGSVLIYDTQFMAGPLAQLHGLHLAPMTDATWSSDGRVLVASSSDGYLTFVFFDVDELGKPLRPAGFFYRKLRAPALQPAGRASAAAPGASWREDGEGAAGGAKAEAAAGLPDALGAGRERDSPRKGLETPSGAGTAAAPRRLGVVGNAAGKRLLVVGNAAAAVLRQKEEA is encoded by the exons ATGCCTCGTGTGTCGCTTCCGCAGGTTCTTTGGCACAGCAAGGACGACAAGCACTCCGACCGTGTCTACTCAGTCGACCTGCAGCCattcctctctgtcgcggcaCTCGCCAGCCATCCCTCCTTctcgacgcgggcggcggccttcgccgcctccagcgcagAACCCGCGACCGgctcgcccctcgcgccgcagtctTCCGAGgtggagcgcgcgcgcgaccgggacgccgagcgcgaggtcGACAGAGACCGCCCCGCCGGCCTCTCCCGCAGAGAAGAACgtgcgagagaaaaacgcgcagcCACACTCGCGGCGTACAGCAGACTCGCCactgccggcgccgacgagtTTGTGCAC cTGTGGCGATGGAGCTTCGAAGGCGCGCCTTCCttggcgtcgcgcagcggcctgcagaTCTCTTGCGTTGCGCGTCTCCTGGGACACGAACGCGAAGTCAACTGCGTTCGCTGGTCGCCGGatggcgtcttcctcgcctcgggAGGCTACG ACAACGCGACTTGCATCTGGGAGCTCGGGCAGAAACCGGAGACCGTGCCGCTGGGCTACGACTCCTCAATGCTGGACTACGACGAGTGGtgggcgcgcgtctcgctctaCAG ATGCATTGAAGCGGTCAACTCGCTGGCGTGGTCGCCGTCGGGGCGCCAACTCGCGATTGGCACCGAGGACGGTCGTCTAATCGTCGTCGACGTGCAGAACG GCGTCATGGCGAGCAAGTCGGCGCGCGTGCTCGAGGGCCACTCCAACATGGTGCAGGGGGTCGCCTGGGACCCTCTCGAcaccttcctcgtctcgcaGTCTTCAGATCAGTC CGTTCGTCTATGGGGGCGCCGAGCTGTCTCCGGCGGgcctgccgcgggcggcgcgggcgcgggccccggcgcgtcgggcgcggtTGGCGGTGCGGCGTCGGGCTCcacgaccgcggtcgcggcgtcgggcggcgcgaagggcCAGTGGAAAATCGAGGCCGTTCTCAGGAACGCTCGCGACCGTGGGCTGCGCGAAAAAGATGGAAGTGGCGGCACAAAGGATGACGAAGAAGATGAC CCGGAGGCGCTCCTGAACAACTTGAACGCGAGTCcgtctccgtcttcttcgtcgggcgccgcgacgagcccAGCGCTTGCGAGCGCcccgtcgagcgccgcgcccgcgtcctcggGCGAGCGTCTCCGCCAGCAAGGGCGCTCGCTGTTCTACCCTGAGTCGCTGATTCGCTCCTTCTTCCGTCGGCCGGACTGGTCCCCGGACGGCTCGATCCTCGTCACGCCCGCGGGCCTGCAGTACCTCCTGGACGCCGCGGcaccggcggccgcggcgcccggcgcctcgctcgagCCCTGCCACACGACGTACGTGTTCCACCGGAAGCTGCTGACCTTCGGGACGCCCTTCGTGACACACCGGTCCTCCGCAGGGCCGTCGCTGGCCGTCCGCTTCAACCCCGTCGCCTACCAGCCCCTGCCCTgcccagccgcgcccgcgcctgcgtccgcgccgggcggccaggcggcagctgcggagggcggagacgcgggctGTCGGCCCCCGCCCCCGGAGGTGCGCGTCCCCAAGTCGTggctcttctcgccctcgctcgaTGCCGCGCACCGCCTCGAGGTGCTCGCGCCCGGGGGCCAGaccgacgaggagggcaaGCGGAAGCGCCAGGCAGACAACGCCGACGAGCAGGGACCGCCGCGCAAGTCGCcacgcgacgaaggcgacgccaaAGCGCctgaagaggccgcggaggcagacgccgacgccagcgcgtcgcctgccgcaccTGCAACaaccgaggcggaggcccccgcttcggcggcggaggcggcagttTTCCCGCGTTTCGTGTACGCGGTCTGCACATTGCATGGGAGCGTCTTGATCTACGACACGCAGTTCATGGCAGgcccgctggcgcagctgcacgGCCTCCATCTCGCGCCCATGACCGACGCGACCTGGAGCAGCGACGGGCGCGTCTTGGtagccagcagcagcgacggctACCTcaccttcgtcttcttcgatGTCGACGAGCTGGGCAAGCCGCTGCGACCCGCGGGATTCTTCTACCGcaagctccgcgcgccggcgctccagcccgccgggcgcgcatctgcggcggcgccaggcgcgagctggcgagaggacggcgagggcgcggcgggcggggcaaaggccgaggccgcggcgggcctcccagacgcgctcggcgccgggagagagagagacagtccCCGCAAGGGGCTCGAGACGCCCTCGGGGGCCGgcacggctgcagcgcctcggcgcctcggcgtcgtggGGAACGCCGCAGGCAAGAGGCTGCTCGTCGTCGGCaatgccgccgccgcggtgtTGCGGCAGAAGGAAGAAGCATGA
- a CDS encoding hypothetical protein (encoded by transcript BESB_010010) — translation MVEPMPDGESLAAASGKPLNWGYQVYNCFTLMLSCIILFCVLLIHEMSRSASVLPHAFQMITLRKRRMFCFEVDISSGPCARKVRMHYMWLLRTAILVVGCYVWQTCLLSYWAIDYRDTSARASLVTACTVDDADCFGSRHNYDFFSVNAAPPNLCVKYSYEDLRTERIQEEIRENYRYITCIGFVRPDTLTYTQHLAIAYALTKMIITLFEVLVWFLYRSRSSLLAIVVLVVGIIFLGVWVGSIFIPRLLTFFGSWIGYVMLLSVPLVLWTALMAAHNLRKIQHQKWTLWQIQANRPVATAEDPAGDYRRVRSSSAMLDADYGDETRSPGAGFEPRHPSEYVPSPRQKALASPFVTSAAAAPAGSAFLQKASHKMSLRFASGVRSAMPARYQLASTESDNGGGGKKDEDLLNKLRKHASFSKKDKSEKDAEVNEKPEDENAQLLPGGGDRNKQADVDAGEAANDKKDV, via the exons ATGGTGGAGCCGATGCCAGACGGCGagtcgctggcggctgcctcggGCAAGCCGCTGAACTGGGGCTACCAGGTTTACAACTGCTTCACGTTGATGTTGAGTTGCATCATTTTGTTTTGCGTGTTGTTGATTCATGAGATGTCGCGTTCGGCGTCGGTGCTCCCGCACGCGTTCCAGATGATCACGCTGCGCAAGCGGCGGATGTTCTGCTTCGAAGTTGACATAAGCTCGGGGCCGTGCGCGCGGAAAGTCCGCATGCATTACATGTGGCTGCTGCGCACAGCGATCCTCGTCGTGGGGTGCTACGTTTGGCAGACGTGTCTGCTGTCCTACTGGGCGATCGACTACCGCGAcacgtccgcgcgcgcgagtctggTCACGGCGTGCACCGTGGATGACGCGGACTGCTTCGGCTCGCGTCACAACTACGACTTTTTTTCAGTcaacgccgcgccgccgaatcTGTGCGTCAAGTACTCCTACGAAGACCTCCGCACCGAGCGGATCCAAGAGGAGATCCGCGAAAACTACCGCTACATCACCTGCATCGGCTTCGTGCGACCCGACACGCTGACCTACACGCAGCACCTCGCCATCGCCTACGCGCTGACCAAAATGATCATCACGCTCTTTGAAGTCCTCGTATGGTTCCTTTACCGCAGCCGCTCCAGCCTGCTCGCCATCGTCGTCCTTGTCGTCGGCATCatcttcctcggcgtctggGTCGGGAGCATCTTCAtcccccgcctcctcacCTTCTTCGGCTCGTGGATCGGCTACGTCATGCTGCTCTCCGTCCCTCTCGTCCTGTGGACTGCCCTCATGGCTGCCCACAACTTGCGAAAAATCCAACACCAGAAGTGGACGCTGTGGCAAATTCAGGCCAATAG GCCCgtcgcgacggcggaagaTCCTGCCGGCGATTATCGGCGCGTGCGGTCTAGCTCCGCCATGTTAGACGCAGACTACGGA GACGAGACGCGGTCCCCGGGCGCGGGCTTCGAGCCCCGGCATCCGAGCGAGTACGTGCCCTCACCAAGGCAAAAggctctcgcgtcgccgtttgtgacgagcgccgcggcggcgccggcgggtaGCGCGTTCCTGCAGAAAGCCTCGCACAAGATGAgtctgcgcttcgcgtctgGCGTGCGCAGTGCGATGCCCGCGCGCTACCAGCTCGCCTCTACTGAGAGCGATAACGGCGGAGGCGGTAAGAAGGACGAGGACCTTCTGAACAAGTTGCGAAAGCACGCCTCGTTCTCGAAAAAAGACAAGAGCGAAAAAGACGCGGAGGTCAACGAGAAACCCGAGGACGAAAATGCGCAGCTGCTCCCGGGGGGAGGAGACCGCAACAAGCAGGCAGACGTAGACGCAGGTGAGGCAGCGAACGACAAGAAGGACGTGTAG